A window of the Cystobacter fuscus genome harbors these coding sequences:
- a CDS encoding PLP-dependent aminotransferase family protein: MLRKDSLHPALSHSSLEVMNFLNEVTLRFPEAISFAPGRTYEGFYESGRLATQLQSYVRYLENQQGFTEAQVRTRLFQYGRTNGHIQELIVRMLEKDEGMQVDPQSVVVTVGCQEGMFITLRALCATPRDVLLVSSPCYIGIVGAARLLDIELIPVEEGPEGLDLEDLERKVRAARAEGKRPRALYVIPDFSNPSGNSLSLDLRHRLLEAAEREDFLLLEDNPYGLFSRERERQPTLKALDKRKRVIYFGSFAKSGFPGARVGYTLADQPVIDGAGQQTLLADELSKVKSMVTVNTSPISQALVGGLLLENDCTLLAANQQAIRFYRENMETALRALERAFPRDAAWTRGVSWNHPQGGFFLVVQLPFEVDDALLERSARRYGVLWTPMRYFYIDGGGERAMRLSCSYLAPARIEEGIQRLARLIQDRIEGRLP, translated from the coding sequence ATGCTCCGCAAAGACTCACTGCACCCGGCCCTCTCTCATTCCTCCCTGGAAGTGATGAACTTCCTCAACGAGGTGACGCTCCGCTTCCCGGAGGCCATCTCCTTCGCCCCGGGGAGGACCTATGAGGGCTTCTACGAGAGCGGACGCCTGGCGACCCAGCTCCAGAGCTACGTCCGCTACCTCGAGAATCAGCAGGGCTTCACCGAGGCCCAGGTTCGCACGCGCCTGTTCCAGTACGGGCGAACCAACGGCCACATCCAGGAGCTGATTGTCCGGATGCTGGAGAAGGACGAGGGGATGCAGGTGGATCCCCAATCGGTGGTGGTCACCGTGGGCTGCCAGGAGGGGATGTTCATCACCCTGCGAGCCCTCTGCGCCACCCCGCGCGACGTACTGCTGGTGAGCTCGCCCTGCTACATCGGCATCGTCGGGGCCGCGCGGCTGCTGGACATCGAGCTCATCCCCGTGGAGGAGGGACCGGAGGGGCTGGACCTGGAAGACCTGGAGCGCAAGGTGCGGGCGGCGCGGGCCGAGGGCAAGCGGCCCCGCGCCCTCTACGTCATCCCTGACTTCTCCAACCCCTCGGGCAACAGCCTCTCCCTGGACTTGCGCCACCGGCTGCTGGAGGCCGCTGAGCGTGAGGACTTCCTGTTGCTCGAGGACAACCCCTACGGGCTCTTCTCCCGTGAGCGCGAGCGGCAGCCCACCCTCAAGGCGTTGGACAAGCGGAAGCGGGTCATCTACTTCGGCTCCTTCGCCAAGTCCGGCTTCCCTGGAGCCCGCGTGGGCTACACCCTCGCGGATCAGCCCGTCATCGATGGGGCCGGCCAGCAGACGCTCCTCGCCGACGAGCTGTCCAAGGTGAAGAGCATGGTCACGGTGAACACTTCACCCATCTCCCAGGCGCTCGTCGGGGGATTGCTGCTGGAGAATGACTGCACCCTGCTCGCGGCCAACCAGCAGGCCATCCGCTTCTACCGCGAGAACATGGAGACCGCGCTGCGGGCACTGGAGCGGGCCTTTCCCCGCGACGCGGCCTGGACGCGGGGGGTGAGCTGGAACCACCCCCAGGGCGGCTTCTTCCTCGTCGTCCAGCTTCCCTTCGAGGTGGATGACGCCCTGCTGGAGCGCTCCGCCAGGCGCTACGGTGTTCTCTGGACACCCATGCGCTACTTCTATATCGATGGCGGCGGCGAGCGAGCCATGCGGCTGTCCTGCAGCTATCTCGCACCGGCGCGGATCGAAGAGGGCATCCAACGTCTGGCCCGGCTCATTCAAGATCGCATCGAGGGACGGCTTCCATGA
- a CDS encoding phytanoyl-CoA dioxygenase family protein: MYSLSDADKALLPTDEEVAFYREHGWYLSRQIFSDEEIDTLAAEQDRYYAGHRDRKLPTRPPRIAYWEPAHGDTTRNNDYVFYESTVMARILAKPVLGAIAARLSGTDQLRLFNSALMYKPPNLKGDATVVPWHFDRHYWKTCTSNDMLTAFLPLHDCDEEMGTIVMVDGSHTWKEVGDNDTTTKHFLHRNKNELEQVLEENARFNGATVRKVPMRFKKGQVSFHHCLTYHGSGSNLSTRPRRAFSLHYQDRKNQYRPYHLSTGELLAYNHDVLCRKTPEGHPDYSDPEICPVLWEGRI; this comes from the coding sequence ATGTACTCACTGAGCGACGCCGACAAAGCCCTCCTGCCCACCGACGAGGAAGTAGCCTTCTACCGCGAGCACGGCTGGTACCTGTCTCGCCAGATCTTCTCCGACGAGGAGATCGACACCCTGGCGGCCGAGCAGGATCGCTACTACGCGGGCCATCGCGACCGGAAGCTGCCGACCCGTCCTCCCCGCATCGCCTACTGGGAGCCCGCCCACGGGGACACCACGCGCAACAACGACTACGTCTTCTACGAGAGCACCGTGATGGCGAGGATTCTCGCCAAGCCCGTGCTCGGAGCCATCGCCGCGCGACTGAGCGGCACGGATCAGCTCCGCCTCTTCAACAGCGCCCTGATGTACAAGCCCCCGAACCTGAAGGGGGACGCGACCGTGGTGCCCTGGCACTTCGACCGGCACTACTGGAAGACCTGCACCTCGAACGACATGCTCACCGCCTTCCTCCCCCTCCACGACTGTGACGAGGAGATGGGCACCATCGTCATGGTGGACGGCAGCCACACCTGGAAGGAAGTGGGCGACAACGACACCACCACCAAGCACTTCCTGCACCGGAACAAGAATGAACTGGAGCAGGTGCTGGAGGAGAACGCCCGGTTCAACGGCGCCACGGTGCGCAAGGTGCCCATGCGTTTCAAGAAGGGGCAGGTCAGCTTCCACCACTGCCTGACGTACCATGGCAGCGGCTCCAACCTGAGCACCAGGCCCCGGCGTGCCTTCTCCCTGCACTACCAGGACCGCAAGAACCAGTACCGTCCCTATCACCTCTCCACGGGAGAGCTGCTCGCCTACAACCACGACGTCCTGTGCCGCAAGACGCCCGAGGGTCACCCGGACTATTCGGACCCCGAGATCTGCCCCGTCTTGTGGGAAGGCCGTATCTAG
- a CDS encoding alpha-hydroxy acid oxidase, translating to MRPVCVGDYEALARERMEPANWEYFQGGSGEEQTLRANREAFERVFFRPRVLVDVSKCDLSTRLLGTPVSFPVGVAPMAYHRLAHPEGEVATARAAGAVGALTVVSTFASRKLEEVAQEAQGPLWLQVYCFRRREVTEALVRRAEAAGYRALVLTVDTPRLGRRERDVRNGFSLPAHVRAENFGEELVAALHAHQPGASAVATHARETIDPSLTWESLAWLRSLTRLPLVLKGVMTGEDAARAASLGIEGIIVSNHGGRQLDGVLPALEALPEIVRAVAGRCEVLMDGGVRRGTDVLKALALGARAVLVGRPVLWGLAAAGPEGVEHVLSMLRDELELAMALAGRPSLEHIDSSLVHAR from the coding sequence ATGCGACCTGTTTGCGTAGGAGATTACGAGGCCCTGGCCCGGGAGCGGATGGAGCCCGCGAACTGGGAGTACTTCCAGGGAGGCAGTGGCGAGGAACAGACACTGCGCGCCAACCGGGAGGCTTTCGAGCGCGTCTTCTTCCGGCCGCGGGTGCTGGTGGATGTGTCGAAGTGCGACCTGTCCACCCGGCTGCTGGGTACTCCCGTCTCCTTTCCGGTGGGCGTGGCGCCCATGGCCTACCATCGACTGGCGCATCCCGAGGGCGAGGTGGCCACCGCGCGCGCGGCCGGGGCGGTGGGGGCGTTGACGGTGGTGAGCACCTTCGCCAGCCGGAAGCTGGAAGAAGTCGCGCAGGAGGCGCAGGGCCCGTTGTGGCTCCAGGTGTACTGCTTCCGCCGCCGTGAGGTCACCGAGGCCCTGGTTCGCCGCGCCGAGGCCGCCGGGTACCGGGCGCTGGTGCTGACGGTGGATACGCCCCGGTTGGGCCGGCGCGAGCGAGACGTGCGCAACGGCTTCAGCCTGCCGGCGCACGTGCGGGCGGAGAACTTCGGCGAGGAGCTCGTCGCCGCCCTCCATGCGCACCAGCCAGGGGCCTCCGCCGTGGCCACCCATGCCCGGGAAACCATTGATCCGAGCCTCACCTGGGAGTCGCTCGCCTGGCTGCGCTCACTCACCCGGCTCCCCCTGGTGCTCAAGGGCGTGATGACCGGCGAGGACGCGGCCCGCGCCGCCTCCCTGGGCATCGAGGGAATCATCGTCTCCAACCATGGGGGCCGACAGCTCGACGGGGTGCTCCCCGCGCTCGAGGCCCTGCCCGAGATCGTCCGCGCGGTCGCCGGCCGCTGCGAGGTGCTGATGGACGGAGGCGTGCGCCGTGGCACGGACGTGCTCAAGGCCCTGGCACTGGGGGCGCGCGCCGTCCTGGTGGGGCGGCCCGTTCTCTGGGGGCTGGCGGCGGCCGGTCCCGAGGGCGTCGAGCACGTCCTCTCCATGCTGCGCGACGAGCTCGAGCTGGCCATGGCCCTGGCCGGACGTCCCTCCCTCGAGCACATCGACTCTTCCCTCGTCCACGCTCGCTGA
- the hppD gene encoding 4-hydroxyphenylpyruvate dioxygenase, which produces MFWDGFDYLEMYVGDARLAAYFYCTAFGFRLVAQAGPETGMQDRRSLLLVQGKTRLLLTSALTPDDAVAEYVKLHGDGLKDIALRTPDAVGAFREAVARGARPVMEPVSIEGPNGRLIRATVAAGMGDVVHSFVQRELPEEDFIPGLYQKVESSSSSAADAFVRVDHVAICLEPDTLNQTIGFYERVFGLHNSHHEDVETERSGMNSKVVQDRSGNICFVMMEPRHRNDTGQISEFLALHRGPGVQHVAFLTEDMAASIRRLRAQQVEFLETPDAYYDVLEQRVGKLDEDPSVLRSLRILADRDPWGYLLQTFTRPNVSRKTLFFELIQRKQARGFGGANIRALYEAVEREQARS; this is translated from the coding sequence ATGTTCTGGGACGGCTTCGACTACCTTGAGATGTATGTGGGAGATGCCCGGCTGGCGGCATACTTCTACTGCACAGCCTTTGGCTTCCGACTGGTGGCCCAGGCAGGACCCGAGACGGGAATGCAGGACCGGCGCTCGCTGCTGCTCGTACAGGGAAAGACGCGGCTGCTGCTCACCTCGGCGCTGACGCCGGACGATGCGGTGGCGGAATACGTCAAGCTCCACGGGGATGGACTCAAGGACATTGCCCTGCGCACGCCCGACGCGGTGGGCGCCTTCCGGGAGGCGGTCGCCCGCGGCGCGCGCCCGGTGATGGAGCCGGTGAGCATCGAAGGCCCCAATGGCCGGCTCATCCGCGCCACCGTCGCCGCTGGCATGGGGGACGTCGTCCACTCCTTCGTGCAGCGCGAGCTGCCGGAGGAAGACTTCATCCCCGGGCTGTACCAGAAGGTCGAGTCCTCCTCATCGTCGGCGGCCGATGCCTTCGTGCGGGTGGACCACGTGGCCATCTGCCTGGAGCCGGACACGTTGAATCAGACCATCGGCTTCTACGAGCGGGTGTTCGGGTTGCACAACTCGCACCACGAGGACGTGGAGACCGAGCGGAGCGGGATGAACTCCAAGGTGGTGCAGGATCGCTCGGGGAACATCTGCTTCGTCATGATGGAACCGAGACACCGCAATGACACCGGGCAGATCTCCGAGTTCCTCGCGCTCCATCGAGGTCCGGGCGTCCAGCACGTGGCCTTCCTCACCGAGGACATGGCCGCGTCCATCAGGCGGCTGCGGGCCCAGCAGGTCGAGTTCCTGGAGACGCCGGATGCCTACTACGACGTGTTGGAGCAGCGGGTGGGCAAGCTGGACGAGGATCCCTCCGTTCTGCGCTCGCTCCGCATCCTCGCGGATCGGGACCCCTGGGGCTATCTGTTGCAGACCTTCACCCGGCCCAACGTGAGCCGGAAGACGCTCTTCTTCGAGCTCATCCAACGCAAGCAGGCGCGGGGCTTCGGCGGGGCCAACATCCGCGCGCTGTACGAGGCGGTGGAGCGCGAGCAGGCGAGGTCTTGA
- a CDS encoding pentapeptide repeat-containing protein, which translates to MRTRIHDKAGAELFSHDGDLREALEAAVEAGVELAHAMLDGADLSGADLGELNLRQASLRGANLRNANLADIDLDGANLHEANLRGANLEHAEMHEVVLAGANLEGCNLEDARLIGANLVGINAQGANLEGVDFSRANLEGANLEGANLEDARLSEANLSRVNLQRANLEGVDLDGANLTHADLRSANVERADLRDAILEDANLRGANLERVQFDRANLTNACFDRANLERSSFAAATLTGATFHRANLERVKGLTMPPPSE; encoded by the coding sequence ATGAGGACGCGGATCCACGACAAGGCAGGGGCGGAGCTCTTCAGTCATGACGGCGATCTGCGCGAGGCCCTGGAGGCGGCGGTCGAGGCGGGGGTCGAACTCGCCCACGCCATGCTCGATGGGGCGGACCTCTCCGGGGCGGACCTGGGGGAGCTGAACCTCCGGCAGGCGAGCCTGCGCGGTGCCAACCTGCGCAACGCCAATCTGGCGGACATCGACCTGGACGGTGCCAACCTCCACGAGGCCAACCTGCGCGGCGCGAACCTGGAGCACGCCGAGATGCACGAGGTCGTCCTGGCCGGCGCCAACCTCGAGGGCTGCAACCTGGAGGACGCCCGGCTCATCGGCGCCAACCTCGTGGGCATCAACGCCCAGGGAGCGAACCTCGAGGGCGTGGACTTCTCGCGTGCCAACCTGGAGGGCGCCAACCTGGAGGGGGCCAACCTGGAGGACGCCCGGCTGAGCGAGGCCAACCTGTCCCGTGTGAATCTCCAGCGCGCCAACCTGGAGGGCGTCGACCTCGATGGCGCGAACCTGACGCACGCCGACCTCCGCTCCGCCAACGTCGAGAGGGCCGACCTGCGCGACGCCATCCTCGAGGACGCCAACCTGCGGGGTGCCAATCTCGAGCGCGTCCAGTTCGACCGGGCGAACCTGACGAATGCCTGCTTCGACAGGGCCAACCTCGAGCGCTCGAGCTTCGCGGCCGCGACGCTCACCGGCGCCACCTTCCACCGCGCGAACCTCGAGCGGGTGAAGGGCCTGACGATGCCGCCTCCTTCCGAGTAG
- a CDS encoding tetratricopeptide repeat protein gives MTSSLDELLAAGQVKQAEELAKQRLGKDINDAQALLTLAKVALLAGDQVRAESMLQLASARGAREEVALVRAALALQRQEWERARVIYQFLATQSPTRSEALYGLGCTLNRLNESEAAREPLERAVALDPLVLAYHFELGRTWMALGRARPAARQFVSCLRLDKRDARAWRFLVELLSRRGKTRSADRLLELGLELVPDAEVLLELMPPTDEGRPTPP, from the coding sequence GTGACGTCATCCCTCGATGAGTTGTTGGCAGCAGGTCAGGTGAAACAAGCAGAAGAGCTGGCGAAACAACGTCTGGGCAAGGACATCAACGACGCGCAGGCGCTCCTCACCCTGGCCAAGGTGGCGTTGCTGGCGGGCGACCAGGTCCGGGCCGAGTCGATGCTCCAGCTCGCCTCCGCCCGGGGTGCACGGGAAGAAGTGGCGCTGGTGCGCGCCGCCCTGGCGCTGCAACGCCAGGAGTGGGAACGAGCCCGGGTCATCTACCAGTTCCTCGCCACCCAGTCCCCCACCCGGTCCGAGGCCCTCTATGGTCTGGGATGCACGCTCAACCGGTTGAACGAGAGCGAAGCGGCCCGCGAGCCGCTGGAGCGCGCCGTGGCGCTCGACCCGCTGGTGCTCGCCTACCACTTCGAGCTGGGTCGCACGTGGATGGCCTTGGGCCGGGCCCGGCCGGCGGCGCGCCAGTTCGTCTCCTGCTTGCGTCTGGACAAGCGGGACGCGCGCGCGTGGCGCTTCCTGGTGGAGCTGCTGTCGCGGCGCGGCAAGACCCGCTCGGCGGACCGGCTCCTGGAGCTGGGCTTGGAGCTGGTGCCCGATGCCGAGGTGCTCCTCGAGCTGATGCCGCCCACGGACGAGGGGCGCCCAACGCCGCCCTGA
- a CDS encoding histidine phosphatase family protein, whose product MTDLNPIPFWFLRHGETDWNARLLSQGQVDVPLNEVGLAQAKRAAQALVGQGIRSIHSSTLGRARVTAEIVAARLELPVNFDSELQECAFGVREGQKMSGWFDDWITGIATPKGAETFAALRERAVKAINRATAHPGPVLVVAHGALWRAVRQAAGLEANIRTPNALPLWVEPPSGNGGWRLTATELRA is encoded by the coding sequence ATGACCGACCTGAACCCCATCCCCTTCTGGTTTCTCCGCCACGGAGAGACGGACTGGAACGCCCGCCTGCTCTCCCAGGGACAGGTGGACGTCCCGTTGAACGAGGTAGGCCTCGCCCAGGCGAAGCGGGCGGCGCAGGCGCTGGTGGGGCAAGGCATCCGCTCCATCCATTCCAGTACCCTCGGCCGCGCGCGGGTGACGGCGGAGATCGTGGCGGCGCGGCTGGAGCTGCCGGTGAACTTCGATTCCGAACTCCAGGAATGCGCCTTTGGCGTGAGGGAAGGGCAGAAGATGTCCGGCTGGTTCGACGACTGGATCACCGGCATCGCGACCCCCAAGGGGGCCGAAACCTTCGCCGCGCTGCGCGAGCGCGCCGTGAAGGCCATCAACCGAGCCACCGCCCATCCCGGCCCGGTGCTGGTCGTGGCGCATGGAGCCCTCTGGCGCGCCGTGCGCCAGGCGGCGGGGCTGGAGGCGAACATCCGCACCCCCAACGCCCTGCCGCTCTGGGTGGAGCCGCCCTCGGGCAATGGAGGCTGGCGCCTCACCGCGACGGAACTGAGGGCCTGA
- a CDS encoding acyl-CoA thioesterase produces MPELSPKSPRESEVVMTQMILPSDANPANAAFGGRVMEWIDICGAISAQRHCRQMVVTASMDDLHFHASIKVGWTVTLHARVIATFRTSMEVGVTVTAENPLTGDKHLTTSALLTFVAITPEGKRVPVPALKLETEEEHAALREAEQRRQERLARKPTSFAWQKVIKPGIAG; encoded by the coding sequence GTGCCCGAGTTGTCCCCCAAGAGCCCCCGTGAGTCCGAAGTGGTGATGACGCAGATGATCCTCCCCTCGGACGCCAACCCGGCCAACGCCGCGTTCGGAGGCCGGGTGATGGAGTGGATCGACATCTGCGGCGCCATCTCCGCCCAGCGCCACTGCCGGCAGATGGTGGTCACCGCCTCCATGGATGACCTGCACTTCCACGCCTCCATCAAGGTCGGCTGGACGGTGACGCTGCACGCGCGAGTCATCGCCACCTTCCGCACCTCCATGGAGGTGGGCGTCACGGTGACGGCGGAAAACCCGCTCACGGGCGACAAGCACCTGACCACGAGCGCCCTGCTCACCTTCGTGGCCATCACCCCGGAAGGCAAGCGCGTGCCGGTGCCCGCGCTGAAGCTGGAGACGGAAGAGGAGCACGCCGCGCTGCGCGAGGCCGAGCAGCGGCGTCAGGAGCGGCTCGCGCGCAAGCCCACGAGCTTCGCCTGGCAGAAGGTCATCAAGCCCGGCATCGCGGGCTGA
- a CDS encoding deoxynucleoside kinase, translating to MPRPPSRKRVSQDPAEPSLVPRSTLAAGPPPPPAPETPARNTVRRVRIPRARRFVALAGNIGAGKTTAAKLISQSFGFELFDEPVIDNRFLKDYYANMGRWSFTLQLEFLIRRVEHHELIHSVKKSCVQDRTLYEDPEIFAKYLHGLGHLTNAELDLYFEYFQRLTRGIVQPDRVICFDVAAVEVLLERIRERGREEEKGIQKTFLRGLNGYYATFPEVLKTKYGMDCLVLDVTTQDIRTGRGREEFLDRISTFLA from the coding sequence ATGCCCCGCCCTCCTTCCCGCAAGCGCGTCTCCCAGGATCCGGCCGAGCCCAGCCTGGTCCCGCGGTCCACCCTGGCCGCCGGCCCTCCCCCGCCGCCCGCTCCCGAGACGCCCGCGCGCAACACCGTGCGCCGCGTGCGCATCCCCCGGGCCCGCCGCTTCGTGGCCCTGGCGGGCAACATCGGCGCGGGAAAGACGACGGCCGCCAAGCTCATCAGCCAGTCCTTCGGCTTCGAGCTGTTCGACGAGCCCGTCATCGACAACCGCTTCCTCAAGGACTACTACGCCAACATGGGGCGGTGGTCCTTCACCCTCCAGCTCGAGTTCCTCATCCGGCGCGTCGAGCACCACGAGCTCATCCACTCGGTGAAGAAGAGCTGCGTGCAGGACCGCACGCTCTACGAGGATCCGGAGATCTTCGCCAAGTACCTGCATGGGCTCGGGCACCTGACGAACGCGGAGCTGGATCTCTACTTCGAGTACTTCCAGCGCCTCACGCGCGGCATCGTGCAGCCCGACCGGGTCATCTGCTTCGACGTGGCCGCGGTGGAGGTGCTGCTCGAGCGCATCCGCGAGCGGGGCCGCGAGGAGGAGAAGGGCATCCAGAAGACCTTCCTGCGCGGGCTCAACGGCTACTACGCCACCTTCCCCGAGGTGCTGAAGACGAAGTATGGCATGGACTGCCTGGTGCTCGACGTGACCACGCAGGACATCCGCACCGGCCGGGGACGCGAGGAGTTCCTCGACCGGATCTCCACCTTCCTCGCCTGA
- a CDS encoding glycerophosphodiester phosphodiesterase produces MPPALHAFFQGLSPTLHISHRGGSRLAPENTLPAFRLAVERHRTQMLETDVHLTRDGELVVAHDATLERCTDGAGEVATHTLAELQRLDAGFHFSPDGGLTHPFRDQGVRLPSLREVLRAFPDLRLNIEMKPDVPGVEEAFASLLREERALGRVCVGSELDPVGERLARVLPEACHFYPRDALTAFVLAVRMGEPIPEDPRYGVLDMPLYFGEVRLVDDLLLSAARAHGKWINVWTVDDPGEMRQLVAEGVGGIMTDRPDLLRRVLDESPKPR; encoded by the coding sequence ATGCCCCCCGCCCTCCATGCCTTCTTCCAGGGTCTGTCACCCACCCTGCACATCTCCCACCGGGGGGGTTCCCGGCTCGCGCCGGAGAACACCCTCCCCGCCTTCCGCCTGGCCGTGGAACGCCACCGCACCCAGATGCTGGAGACGGACGTCCACCTGACGCGGGATGGAGAGCTGGTGGTGGCCCATGACGCCACCCTGGAGCGGTGCACCGACGGCGCCGGGGAGGTGGCCACCCATACCCTGGCCGAGCTCCAGCGCCTGGACGCCGGCTTCCACTTCAGCCCGGACGGGGGGCTCACCCACCCCTTCCGGGACCAGGGCGTGCGCCTGCCGTCCCTGCGCGAGGTGCTGCGCGCCTTTCCAGACCTGCGCCTGAACATCGAGATGAAACCGGACGTGCCGGGCGTCGAGGAGGCCTTCGCTTCCCTGCTGCGCGAGGAGCGGGCGCTCGGGCGCGTGTGCGTGGGCAGCGAGCTGGATCCGGTGGGCGAGCGCCTCGCGCGGGTGCTGCCGGAGGCCTGCCACTTCTACCCCCGCGACGCGCTGACCGCCTTCGTCCTCGCGGTGCGCATGGGCGAGCCCATCCCGGAGGATCCCCGCTACGGCGTGCTCGACATGCCCCTGTACTTCGGCGAGGTGCGCCTGGTGGACGACCTGCTGCTGAGCGCGGCGAGGGCCCACGGCAAGTGGATCAACGTGTGGACGGTGGACGACCCCGGGGAGATGCGCCAGCTCGTCGCCGAGGGCGTGGGCGGCATCATGACGGACCGACCGGATCTGCTCCGCCGAGTCTTGGACGAGTCCCCCAAGCCGCGTTAA